The Desulfobaculum xiamenense DNA window GCCACCGTGAGATGCTGCTCAGGATACTTGCGGGTCACGACGGTCACGTCGCGCCGCACGGCGCGGGTTCCGCCGGGCAGCTCGAAGGCCACGTCCAGCGCCTTGCGCCCGGGCTTGGTCGTCAGGTCCGCAGCCAGCGCCACCCACGTTCCGTAGCCTGCGGCCTCGGGGCGCAGAACCGGAGAAAAGGTCTCACCAAGCCACGACACGCGCACGGCCTTCGCCTCCACGGGCGAGGCAAGGCGCACGAAAAAGGCGCATCCGATGCCCACACTGTCCACGGCGTCCACAGCGGGCGACGCGGCGGCATACGCCGCTCCCGGGGCGACACACCATGCGGCGACGCCGGGGGCCAATGCCAGAAAATTTCGTCTATTCATTATTCCGTTTCCTGAATGTCCCTGACCGTATCGGTCACGTCGGCTCCGACGCGTCCATCGCGAACGCGAATGGTCACGCGCTCGCCGGGGCCTATCTCATCCACGCTGCGCAAAAAGCGTCCCGTGCGTTCCACGGTCACCAAACCATATCCACGCGTCAGCGGCTTCTCTGGGTCCACTGCGTCAAGGCGTGCCTCGGCAAGGGCCAAGGCCTGCGCCCGCGTGCGTACCTGTCCCGCTGCGGCAAGCTCCAGCCGATGCACCAAGGCGTCGATGCCGTCGCGCCGACGCGCCAGCGCCTCGGGCCCGAAGGCTCGGGGCAACGCTGTCTCCGCGCGCGAAATGACCTCGGCCCTGCGGTCCAGCTGAACGCGCATGGCCTGCTCCAGCGCACGGGCGGCATCGGTGAACCGTTCCAGCCAATGCTCCACGCGCCGTGCCGGCGACAGCCACGCCAGCGCCTTCTCAAGATTGCCCAGCCGTTCGTCGGCCGCGCCAAGCGCCCGCCCAGCGGCCCGCTGCAAGGCGATGTCGAGGGCGTCCACCTGCTGCACCAAAGCCGCCCGTTCAGGCCACAGCAACTGGGCGGCATGCGATGGCGTCGCCGCCCGCAAATCCGCAACGAAATCCGCGATGGTCGTGTCCACCTCGTGCCCTACGCCGGAAAGCACCGGAAGGCGACAATTGAAGATGGCGTCGGCCACGGGTTCGGTATTGAAGGCCCACAAGTCCTCAAGGGAACCGCCGCCACGAATGAGCACGACCACATCGGCCCAGTCGTCGGCGTCCACCTGCGCAAGGGCATGCGCAATCTGGGCCGGAGCCTGATCGCCCTGCACCAGCACGGGATGGATGCGGATCTGCGCACCCCATCCGCGTTCGGCGGCAATGCGCAGGAAATCGCGAATGGCCGCCCCGGTGGGCGCAGTGATCACTGCCACCCGTGCGGGATGCCACGGCAGGCTCATCTTGCGAGAGGGGTCGAAGTAGCCCAACCCGGCCAGCTTGGCCTTGAGGGCCTCGAACTCCGCGTGCAGACGCCCCACGCCCTGATCCTGCACCAGTTCGGCAACGAGCTGGTACTGGCCGCGAGGAGCGTAGACGTTGAGCCGCCCGGCGCACACGACCTCCTGCCCTTCGGCAAGACTCGGCCGATAGCCGTTCTCGTGCACCTCGCCGGTCAGCGGGTCCACGCCGCCGCGCTCGATGATGCGCTGGCTGCCGCGAAACCAGACCACGGACAGTTGGGCGTTCTCGTCACGCAGGGTGAAGTAGATATGCCCGCTGCCGGGGCGGGTGAGATTGCCCACCTGCCCCCGCACCCACACGAAGGGGAACTGGCTTTCCAGCACATCGCGGACCGCGAAGGTGAGTTCGGATACGCCGAAGATGTGCGGCACGCCAGCCTCCCTACTCCGCAGCCACGGCCGCGCCCGCGCCGATCATCACGGCACCGGCGGTGCGGTTGGCATTGCGCCATGCCCGGCCGGACGAAAAAAGCCTGCGGCCTCCGGCGGCCAGCCACGCATAGGCGACGACCACCGCATAGACCACCACGCCCACCACACAGGCGGCGAGCAGGCCGTCCGTGGGCGTCAGGGCCGAAAGGTCCACGAAGGCGGGCAGGAATCCGCAATAGAAGCCGATGACCTTGGGGTTGCCAAGGGTCAGCGCCAGCCCGGAAAGGAAATTCCGGCTCCGACACGGCGCGGCGGACACGGCGACGGGGCGCGCTGGCGGGCGAAGCAGGCAGCACAGCCCCATCCACACGAGATAGGCCGCGCCTGCCCAGCGGATGACGGCAAACAGCCAGCCGAGCTCTCGCGCCACCACCCCGAGTCCGCCCATGGCGAACCCGAGGTAGCACAGGTCGCCCGCCACGATACCCAGCCCAAAGACCAGCGTGGGACGCAGACCATGGGCCATGCCCCGCGCCAGGACGGCCATGATGGCCGGTCCCGG harbors:
- the xseA gene encoding exodeoxyribonuclease VII large subunit, with the translated sequence MPHIFGVSELTFAVRDVLESQFPFVWVRGQVGNLTRPGSGHIYFTLRDENAQLSVVWFRGSQRIIERGGVDPLTGEVHENGYRPSLAEGQEVVCAGRLNVYAPRGQYQLVAELVQDQGVGRLHAEFEALKAKLAGLGYFDPSRKMSLPWHPARVAVITAPTGAAIRDFLRIAAERGWGAQIRIHPVLVQGDQAPAQIAHALAQVDADDWADVVVLIRGGGSLEDLWAFNTEPVADAIFNCRLPVLSGVGHEVDTTIADFVADLRAATPSHAAQLLWPERAALVQQVDALDIALQRAAGRALGAADERLGNLEKALAWLSPARRVEHWLERFTDAARALEQAMRVQLDRRAEVISRAETALPRAFGPEALARRRDGIDALVHRLELAAAGQVRTRAQALALAEARLDAVDPEKPLTRGYGLVTVERTGRFLRSVDEIGPGERVTIRVRDGRVGADVTDTVRDIQETE
- a CDS encoding LysE family translocator, which translates into the protein MTAAGLLALAAALFVMSATPGPAIMAVLARGMAHGLRPTLVFGLGIVAGDLCYLGFAMGGLGVVARELGWLFAVIRWAGAAYLVWMGLCCLLRPPARPVAVSAAPCRSRNFLSGLALTLGNPKVIGFYCGFLPAFVDLSALTPTDGLLAACVVGVVVYAVVVAYAWLAAGGRRLFSSGRAWRNANRTAGAVMIGAGAAVAAE